One stretch of Lacimicrobium alkaliphilum DNA includes these proteins:
- a CDS encoding electron transfer flavoprotein-ubiquinone oxidoreductase, whose protein sequence is MERESMEFDVVIVGAGPAGLATACRLAQLAQEKQQELMICVVEKGSEVGAHILSGAVLETRALYELFPDWEDKGAPLTTKVSDDHIYLLKDEQKASKLPGFMVPKTMHNEGNYIVSMGNVCRWLAEQAEQLGVEIFPGFAAAELIVEDNKVAGVLTGDMGVDAKGEHKDSYMPGMELRAKYTVFAEGCRGHLGKQLIEKFELDKGKSPQHYAIGFKEIWDVPAEQHQEGLVVHSAGWPLSEASGGGYLYHAENNQILVGLIVDLNYKNPYLSPFDEFQRLKHHPVYAQYLKGGKRVSYGARAISKGGFNSLPKMTFPGGLLLGCDAGTLNFAKIKGNHTAMKSGLLAAESLFEALGQDKKGEELTDFSRRFEDSWLYDELYRSRNFGPAIHKYGTFWGGAFNTLDQNWFGGKLPVNLKDEHPDHEQLLPKEQCQKLSYAKPDGELSFDKLSSVFLSNTNHEEDQPCHLQLIDESVPIKVNLAKYDEPARLYCPAGVYEIIEEGDGPKLQINAQNCVHCKTCDIKDPTQNIRWVVPEGAGGPNYPNM, encoded by the coding sequence GTGGAAAGAGAATCGATGGAGTTTGACGTCGTTATTGTAGGTGCAGGGCCCGCCGGACTTGCCACCGCCTGTCGCCTGGCCCAACTGGCGCAGGAAAAACAGCAGGAGCTGATGATCTGCGTGGTGGAAAAAGGCTCCGAAGTGGGCGCCCATATTCTCTCCGGCGCCGTGCTGGAAACCCGCGCACTGTATGAACTCTTCCCCGACTGGGAGGATAAAGGTGCACCATTGACCACCAAAGTCAGCGACGATCATATTTATTTGCTTAAAGATGAGCAAAAAGCCAGCAAACTGCCCGGCTTTATGGTGCCCAAAACCATGCATAATGAAGGCAATTATATTGTCAGCATGGGCAATGTGTGTCGCTGGCTGGCGGAGCAGGCCGAACAGCTGGGCGTTGAAATCTTCCCCGGTTTTGCTGCCGCTGAGCTGATTGTTGAAGATAATAAGGTCGCCGGTGTGCTGACTGGTGATATGGGCGTGGATGCCAAAGGCGAGCACAAAGACAGTTATATGCCGGGTATGGAGCTGCGCGCCAAATACACAGTGTTTGCCGAGGGCTGCCGTGGCCACCTGGGCAAGCAGCTGATTGAAAAGTTCGAACTGGATAAAGGCAAGTCGCCGCAGCATTACGCCATCGGCTTTAAGGAAATCTGGGATGTACCTGCTGAGCAACATCAGGAAGGCCTGGTCGTGCACAGTGCCGGATGGCCACTGAGTGAAGCCAGCGGTGGCGGCTATCTCTATCATGCCGAGAATAATCAGATTCTGGTGGGCCTGATTGTGGATCTGAATTATAAGAATCCTTACTTAAGCCCCTTTGATGAATTCCAGCGCCTCAAGCATCACCCGGTTTACGCACAATACCTTAAAGGTGGTAAACGGGTATCTTATGGGGCCAGAGCCATCAGTAAAGGCGGCTTTAACTCGCTGCCGAAGATGACCTTCCCGGGCGGGTTGTTGCTGGGCTGTGATGCCGGCACCCTGAACTTTGCCAAAATCAAAGGCAACCATACTGCGATGAAGTCGGGTCTGCTGGCCGCTGAGAGCCTGTTTGAGGCGCTGGGTCAGGATAAAAAAGGAGAAGAGCTGACTGACTTCAGCCGCCGCTTTGAAGATTCCTGGCTGTACGACGAGTTGTACCGTTCACGCAACTTCGGTCCGGCCATCCATAAATACGGCACCTTCTGGGGCGGCGCCTTTAATACTCTGGACCAGAACTGGTTTGGCGGCAAGCTGCCGGTCAACCTTAAAGACGAGCACCCCGATCACGAACAACTGCTGCCCAAAGAACAGTGCCAGAAACTCAGCTACGCCAAGCCCGACGGTGAGTTGAGTTTTGACAAACTGTCATCGGTGTTCCTGTCTAATACCAATCACGAGGAAGACCAGCCCTGCCATCTGCAACTGATTGATGAAAGCGTGCCTATAAAGGTTAACCTGGCCAAATATGATGAGCCAGCCCGGCTGTATTGCCCGGCCGGGGTGTATGAAATCATCGAGGAAGGTGACGGGCCTAAACTGCAGATCAATGCCCAGAACTGTGTGCATTGTAAAACCTGTGATATCAAAGACCCGACACAGAATATCCGCTGGGTAGTACCCGAAGGGGCTGGTGGGCCCAATTACCCGAATATGTAA
- a CDS encoding electron transfer flavoprotein subunit beta/FixA family protein, giving the protein MKILVPVKRAIDYNVKVRVKADNSGVDLTNAKMAINPFCEIAVEEAVRLKEQGKAEEVVVVSIGAKACQEQIRTALALGADRGIHVETDEVLESLQVAKVLQKVVEEEQPQLIILGKQSIDSDNNQTGQMLAALCNMGQGTFASKVELDGDKVKVTREIDGGLQTVGLSLPAVVTTDLRLNEPRYASLPNIMKAKRKPLDVKALADFGVETHSKVKTLKVEPPAARQGGVKVADVAELVDKLKNEAKVI; this is encoded by the coding sequence ATGAAAATACTAGTGCCAGTAAAACGCGCCATCGACTACAACGTCAAGGTGCGGGTTAAAGCAGATAACTCCGGCGTGGATCTCACCAATGCCAAAATGGCCATCAACCCCTTTTGTGAAATCGCGGTAGAAGAAGCCGTACGCTTAAAAGAGCAGGGCAAAGCCGAAGAAGTGGTGGTGGTGTCAATTGGTGCCAAAGCCTGCCAGGAACAGATCCGCACCGCACTGGCACTGGGCGCCGATCGTGGTATTCATGTGGAAACGGACGAGGTGCTGGAGTCATTACAGGTAGCCAAGGTACTGCAAAAGGTGGTGGAAGAAGAACAGCCACAGCTGATTATTCTGGGTAAACAGTCTATCGATTCTGACAATAACCAGACCGGCCAGATGCTGGCGGCACTATGCAATATGGGCCAGGGTACCTTTGCCTCTAAAGTGGAACTGGATGGTGACAAGGTCAAAGTCACCCGTGAAATTGACGGCGGTCTGCAAACCGTTGGCCTGAGCCTGCCAGCAGTGGTCACCACCGACCTGCGCTTAAACGAACCCCGCTATGCCTCTTTACCCAATATTATGAAAGCCAAGCGTAAGCCGCTGGATGTCAAAGCCCTGGCAGATTTTGGGGTGGAGACTCACAGCAAGGTTAAAACCTTGAAAGTGGAGCCGCCTGCGGCGCGCCAGGGCGGCGTGAAAGTGGCCGATGTGGCTGAGCTGGTGGATAAACTGAAAAACGAAGCGAAGGTGATTTGA
- a CDS encoding electron transfer flavoprotein subunit alpha/FixB family protein, with the protein MAILVYVEHDNEHLKPENLKLINAASQIGDDLHLLVAGENCQAIAEQAAKIAGVKKVMLADNAAYAHQLAENTAELVAEVGKDYSHILAAATTTAKNFMPRVAALLDVSQISDIIKVESADTFVRPIYAGNAIATVQTEDAIKVITVRTSAFDAAGEQDGVSIDNLDTVKENTLSEYVGAELTESERPELTAASVVISGGRGMQNGDNFKLLEGIADKLGAAIGASRAAVDAGFVPNDMQVGQTGKIVAPDLYIAVGISGAIQHLAGMKDSKIIVAINKDEEAPIFQVADYGLVGDLFEVLPELEKAL; encoded by the coding sequence ATGGCAATTCTGGTTTACGTAGAACATGACAACGAACACCTTAAGCCTGAAAACCTTAAGCTGATTAATGCTGCCAGCCAGATTGGCGATGACTTACACCTGCTGGTGGCCGGCGAAAACTGCCAGGCGATAGCCGAACAGGCTGCAAAAATTGCAGGCGTGAAAAAAGTGATGCTGGCCGACAACGCCGCATACGCCCATCAGCTGGCGGAAAATACCGCCGAGCTGGTAGCCGAAGTGGGTAAGGACTACAGCCATATTCTGGCAGCAGCTACCACCACCGCGAAAAACTTTATGCCCCGCGTCGCGGCGCTGTTAGATGTGTCGCAAATCTCCGACATTATCAAAGTGGAAAGTGCCGATACCTTTGTGCGCCCGATCTATGCCGGTAACGCCATCGCCACCGTGCAGACTGAAGATGCCATCAAGGTAATTACCGTACGTACCAGTGCCTTTGATGCCGCCGGTGAGCAGGATGGTGTAAGCATCGATAACCTGGATACGGTTAAAGAGAATACCCTCAGCGAGTATGTTGGCGCTGAGCTGACCGAATCAGAACGCCCCGAACTCACCGCAGCCTCTGTGGTCATTTCCGGTGGCCGCGGTATGCAAAACGGCGATAACTTTAAACTGCTCGAAGGCATTGCCGACAAACTCGGCGCCGCCATTGGTGCCTCCCGCGCCGCTGTGGACGCCGGTTTTGTACCCAACGATATGCAGGTGGGGCAGACGGGTAAGATAGTTGCACCGGATCTGTATATCGCAGTAGGGATCTCAGGTGCCATTCAGCATCTGGCAGGTATGAAAGACTCCAAGATTATCGTTGCCATCAACAAAGACGAAGAAGCACCTATCTTCCAGGTAGCCGATTACGGTCTGGTAGGCGATTTATTTGAAGTACTGCCGGAGCTTGAAAAAGCGCTGTAA
- a CDS encoding protein adenylyltransferase SelO: MSDITLPLQYTYIEALPEGCIEWQPDTIATPELVYLNRPLAKQLGLELESADDKTLPSLFAGNQLPGTIKPFAQAYTGHQFGHLAPMLGDGRAVVLGEWLDSDENRWDLALKGSGRTPFSRGGDGKAALGPMLREVLLSEALYHLGIATTRSLAVVATNEQVYRQQALPGAILTRVAASHIRIGTFEYFAGQNDVANLKTLADYTLNRHYPDLAQQHNPYLAMLEAVIERQAELVASWMNHGFIHGVMNTDNITLSGETIDYGPCAFMEQYKPGAVFSSIDQHSRYAYANQPKIMHWNLARFAETLLPLLDGEDEQKVEVLTETINRFPDMYRRYLLQGQRQKLGLFYSEDNNDRALTERWLDLLHQNKVDFTLAWRYLSDVLRGNTEPLLKLFDDEDGLNSWLKDWQQRLHNDQPDSAEFSPAQRAAKMNTINPFLIARNHMVEAALSAASDENDYSLFNDLLSALQQPFEENAQTRPFATPAPEEFTERYQTFCGT; this comes from the coding sequence ATGTCTGACATCACGCTGCCACTGCAATATACCTATATCGAAGCCCTGCCAGAGGGGTGCATCGAATGGCAGCCGGATACTATTGCTACGCCCGAGCTGGTGTACCTGAACCGGCCACTGGCAAAGCAACTGGGGCTGGAGCTGGAGTCTGCTGATGACAAAACCCTGCCCTCCCTTTTTGCCGGCAACCAATTACCAGGCACCATCAAACCTTTTGCGCAGGCCTATACCGGTCATCAGTTTGGCCATCTGGCGCCCATGTTAGGTGATGGCCGCGCTGTCGTTCTCGGCGAGTGGTTAGACAGCGACGAAAATCGCTGGGATCTGGCCTTAAAGGGCTCTGGCCGTACGCCCTTTTCCCGCGGTGGAGACGGTAAGGCGGCTCTTGGCCCCATGCTACGCGAAGTGCTTCTTAGCGAGGCCTTGTATCATCTGGGCATTGCCACCACCCGCAGCCTGGCGGTAGTGGCAACCAATGAACAGGTGTATCGCCAGCAGGCACTGCCCGGTGCCATTTTAACCCGGGTAGCGGCCAGCCATATCCGTATCGGTACCTTTGAGTATTTTGCCGGCCAAAATGATGTGGCGAACCTGAAAACGCTCGCCGATTACACCCTTAATCGCCACTACCCGGATTTAGCGCAACAGCACAACCCCTATCTGGCGATGCTGGAGGCAGTGATAGAAAGGCAGGCAGAACTGGTAGCGAGCTGGATGAATCACGGCTTTATTCACGGCGTGATGAACACCGATAATATTACCCTCTCCGGTGAAACCATCGATTACGGCCCCTGCGCCTTTATGGAGCAGTATAAGCCCGGCGCCGTATTCAGCTCTATTGATCAACATAGCCGTTACGCCTATGCCAACCAGCCTAAGATCATGCACTGGAATCTGGCCCGTTTTGCCGAAACTTTATTGCCACTGCTTGATGGAGAAGATGAACAAAAAGTCGAAGTGCTGACAGAAACCATCAACCGTTTTCCGGACATGTACCGCCGTTACCTGCTGCAAGGCCAGCGGCAAAAACTCGGACTGTTTTACAGCGAGGATAATAACGATAGGGCGCTGACTGAACGCTGGCTGGATCTACTGCACCAGAATAAAGTGGATTTTACTCTGGCCTGGCGTTACCTCAGTGATGTATTAAGGGGCAATACCGAGCCCTTACTAAAACTCTTTGACGATGAGGACGGCCTCAACAGCTGGCTGAAAGACTGGCAACAGCGTCTGCATAACGACCAGCCAGATAGTGCTGAATTCAGTCCGGCGCAACGGGCCGCAAAGATGAATACCATTAATCCTTTTCTGATTGCCCGCAACCATATGGTAGAAGCGGCACTCAGCGCCGCCAGCGATGAGAATGACTACAGCCTGTTTAACGACCTGCTCAGCGCCCTGCAGCAGCCCTTTGAGGAGAATGCGCAAACCCGGCCCTTTGCTACTCCGGCACCCGAGGAGTTTACCGAGCGCTATCAGACCTTTTGTGGCACCTGA
- a CDS encoding GntR family transcriptional regulator, whose amino-acid sequence MFSEEPVTSADKTFYRLRTDIVEGQIPAGSKLSETELSTKYQVSRAVVREAINRLETCNLVERKANIGARVVALTPEGLVQLYQVRESLEGMAARLAAKNMTDDEIAALNELLSSHFQEVKQGQSYYQEAGDVDFHYRIILGSKNQHLISMLLNGIYHLVRMYRVQLGMAGPRVTTAFDEHRHIVQAISHRDEELAEMLMRRHILYSKNNIAAKLEAK is encoded by the coding sequence ATGTTCAGCGAAGAACCGGTGACTTCGGCAGATAAAACCTTTTATCGTCTGCGCACTGATATTGTCGAGGGGCAGATCCCTGCTGGCTCAAAGCTCAGTGAAACCGAATTGTCGACAAAGTATCAGGTCAGCCGGGCGGTCGTGCGCGAGGCTATAAATCGTCTTGAGACCTGTAACCTGGTCGAGCGTAAAGCCAATATTGGTGCCCGGGTAGTGGCGCTGACACCTGAAGGCCTGGTGCAGTTGTATCAGGTCAGGGAATCGCTTGAGGGAATGGCGGCGCGGCTGGCGGCAAAAAATATGACTGATGACGAGATAGCCGCGCTGAATGAGCTGCTCAGCAGCCATTTTCAGGAAGTGAAACAGGGGCAGTCTTATTATCAGGAAGCCGGCGATGTGGATTTTCATTACCGCATTATTCTTGGCAGTAAAAATCAGCACCTGATCTCCATGTTACTTAACGGTATTTATCATCTGGTGCGTATGTACCGGGTGCAGCTGGGTATGGCCGGCCCCAGAGTGACCACAGCCTTTGATGAGCACCGGCATATCGTGCAGGCCATATCCCATCGTGATGAAGAGTTGGCAGAAATGCTGATGCGTCGCCATATTTTATATTCGAAAAATAATATTGCCGCCAAACTGGAAGCTAAGTAG
- the prpB gene encoding methylisocitrate lyase, producing MSAGKKFRQALADNQPLQIVGTINAYAAIMAKKIGHQAIYLSGGGVANASYGLPDLGMTSLNDVLVDVQRITAACDLPLLVDIDTGWGGAFNIAKTIRDMEKAGAAAVHMEDQVAQKRCGHRPNKEIVSTAEMVDRIKAAVDARTDPDFFIMARTDAFAQEGLEAAIARARAYVEAGADGIFAEAIQTEEHYRAFAQALDVPILANITEFGKTELWNKAQLGEWGADMVLYPLSAFRAMNKAAENVYQTILEQGDQKAVVDSMQTRMELYDYLDYHQYEQKLDQLFAKGKE from the coding sequence ATGAGTGCAGGTAAGAAATTTCGTCAGGCGCTGGCCGACAACCAGCCCCTGCAAATCGTCGGGACCATTAATGCCTACGCAGCCATTATGGCGAAAAAAATCGGTCATCAGGCCATTTACCTGTCTGGTGGCGGGGTGGCTAACGCCTCTTATGGGCTTCCCGATCTGGGCATGACTTCATTAAACGACGTATTGGTGGATGTACAGCGCATTACCGCTGCCTGTGATCTACCCTTACTGGTAGATATCGATACCGGCTGGGGCGGCGCCTTTAATATCGCCAAGACCATCCGCGATATGGAAAAGGCCGGTGCGGCGGCGGTACATATGGAAGATCAGGTGGCGCAAAAGCGATGTGGTCATCGCCCCAACAAAGAAATTGTCTCCACAGCAGAAATGGTGGATCGCATCAAGGCGGCTGTAGATGCCCGTACTGACCCGGACTTTTTTATTATGGCCCGCACCGATGCCTTTGCTCAGGAAGGCTTAGAGGCCGCGATAGCCCGTGCCAGGGCCTATGTTGAGGCCGGTGCTGACGGCATTTTTGCCGAGGCGATTCAGACCGAAGAACATTATCGGGCCTTTGCACAAGCGCTGGATGTGCCGATTCTGGCCAATATTACCGAGTTCGGTAAGACCGAGCTGTGGAACAAGGCGCAACTGGGCGAGTGGGGTGCTGATATGGTGTTGTACCCATTAAGCGCATTCAGAGCCATGAACAAAGCGGCCGAAAATGTGTATCAGACCATTCTGGAGCAGGGCGATCAGAAAGCCGTGGTAGATAGCATGCAGACCCGCATGGAGCTGTATGACTATCTCGATTATCACCAATACGAACAAAAACTCGACCAGCTCTTCGCCAAAGGCAAAGAGTAA
- the prpC gene encoding bifunctional 2-methylcitrate synthase/citrate synthase, with amino-acid sequence MAKVLKGAGLRGQVAGKTALSTVGKSGSGLTYRGYDIKDLAKQCQFEEVAYLILKGKLPNQQELNEYKQTLRSLRGLPDALKEVLERIPADAHPMDVLRTGCSMLGNLETEESFDQQQQATDRMLACFPSIICYWYRYSHDGVRIDVETDDDSIGAHFLHMLHGKKSNSLHEQVMHVSLILYAEHEFNASTFTARVCASTLSDMHSCVTGAIGSLRGPLHGGANEAAMEMIEGFTSPEHAEKEMLGKLERKEKIMGFGHAIYSDSDPRNEVIKTWAKKLAEDVGDTVLYPVSERCEEVMWREKKLFCNADFFHASAYHFMGIPTKLFTPIFVMSRLTGWAAHVMEQRADNRIIRPSADYNGEAPRNVPPMAERD; translated from the coding sequence ATGGCAAAAGTACTAAAAGGGGCCGGATTACGCGGCCAGGTAGCAGGTAAAACGGCCCTTTCAACTGTGGGTAAATCCGGTTCGGGCTTAACCTATCGCGGCTATGATATTAAAGATTTGGCCAAACAGTGCCAGTTCGAGGAAGTGGCTTATCTGATCCTTAAAGGCAAACTGCCGAATCAGCAGGAACTGAATGAATATAAACAGACCCTGCGCAGTCTGCGAGGCCTGCCTGATGCGTTAAAAGAAGTGCTGGAGCGTATTCCTGCTGATGCCCACCCAATGGATGTATTGCGCACCGGCTGCTCCATGCTGGGTAACCTCGAAACAGAAGAAAGTTTTGATCAGCAGCAACAGGCTACCGATCGCATGCTGGCTTGCTTCCCCAGTATTATCTGTTACTGGTATCGCTACTCTCATGACGGCGTGCGTATTGATGTAGAAACCGACGATGACTCTATCGGCGCTCACTTTTTGCATATGCTGCACGGTAAAAAATCCAACAGCCTGCACGAGCAGGTAATGCATGTGTCACTGATCCTCTATGCCGAACATGAGTTTAATGCGTCGACCTTTACCGCCCGGGTTTGTGCGTCGACGTTATCGGATATGCATTCCTGTGTCACCGGTGCCATCGGTTCTCTGCGTGGTCCGTTGCATGGTGGTGCTAACGAGGCCGCCATGGAGATGATCGAAGGCTTTACCTCGCCGGAGCATGCCGAGAAAGAAATGCTGGGCAAACTGGAGCGTAAAGAGAAAATCATGGGCTTTGGCCATGCCATTTATTCCGACTCTGATCCACGCAATGAAGTGATCAAGACCTGGGCCAAAAAGCTTGCCGAAGATGTGGGCGACACTGTGTTATATCCGGTTTCCGAGCGCTGTGAAGAAGTGATGTGGCGTGAGAAGAAACTGTTCTGTAATGCCGACTTCTTCCACGCTTCGGCCTATCACTTTATGGGCATTCCCACCAAGCTGTTTACGCCGATTTTTGTGATGTCACGGCTTACTGGCTGGGCCGCCCATGTGATGGAGCAGCGCGCCGATAACCGCATTATCCGCCCCTCGGCAGATTATAACGGTGAAGCGCCACGCAATGTACCGCCAATGGCAGAGCGGGATTAA
- the acnD gene encoding Fe/S-dependent 2-methylisocitrate dehydratase AcnD: MNTQYRKSLPGTSLEYFDTQAAVDEIEAGAYARLPYTSRVLAENLVRRCEPQQLTDALKQLIYRKRDLDFPWYPARVVCHDILGQTALVDLAGLRDAIAEQGGDPAKVNPVVPTQLIVDHSLAVEHAGFEADAFDKNRAIEERRNEDRFHFINWTKTAFKNVDVIPPGNGIMHQINLEKMSPVVQVKDNVAFVDTCVGTDSHTPMVDALGVISIGVGGLEAESVMLGRASYMRLPDIIGVELSGKLQPGITSTDMVLALTDFLRKQRVVGAYLEFYGEGADSLSIGDRATISNMTPEYGATAAMFYIDKQTTDYLTLTGREDKQVELVEKFARHTGLWSDSLKSAEYEKVLKFDLSSVRRTLAGPSNPHALLPASDLVKRGIAGKYEQEEGKMPDGAVIIAAITSCTNTSNPRNMISAGLIARNANKLGLTRKPWVKSSTAPGSKTVKTYLEEAGLLSELEKLGFGVVGYACTTCNGMSGALDPEIQKEIVERDLYSVAVLSGNRNFDGRIHPYAKNAFLASPPLVVAYAIAGSIRFDIEKDPLGYDAQGNPVTLKDIWPDDEEISAIVKQAVKPEQYREVYDPMFELSVDYGEDTNPLYDWREKSTYIRRPPYWEGAFVGKPDMQGMRALAVLGDNITTDHLSPSNAIMLDSAAGEYLAEMGLPEEDFNSYATHRGDHLTAQRATLANPKLFNEMVRDEKGEVIQGSLTRLEPEGKVMRMWDAIEAYMQRKQPLIIIAGADYGQGSSRDWAAKGVRLAGVEVIVAEGFERIHRTNLIGMGVLPLEFTDGQNRNSLNIDGSETFDVKGEPSPGAMLTLVIHRKDGSTEEVQVKCRLDTAEELSIYEAGGVLQRFAKDFLQSN; this comes from the coding sequence ATGAATACCCAATACCGTAAATCCTTGCCGGGCACCAGCCTGGAGTATTTTGATACTCAGGCGGCGGTGGATGAAATCGAAGCCGGTGCCTACGCCAGACTGCCTTACACCTCCAGAGTGCTGGCAGAAAATCTGGTGCGTCGCTGCGAGCCTCAGCAGCTTACCGATGCCCTCAAACAGCTGATTTACCGTAAGCGGGATCTGGACTTCCCCTGGTATCCGGCGCGGGTGGTTTGCCATGATATCCTTGGTCAGACCGCACTGGTAGATCTGGCCGGTCTGCGTGATGCCATCGCCGAACAAGGTGGCGATCCGGCCAAAGTGAACCCGGTAGTACCGACCCAGTTGATTGTGGATCACAGTCTGGCTGTGGAGCATGCCGGTTTCGAGGCCGATGCCTTTGACAAAAACCGTGCTATTGAAGAGCGGCGTAACGAAGATCGTTTCCACTTTATTAACTGGACCAAAACCGCCTTTAAGAATGTGGATGTGATCCCGCCCGGTAACGGCATTATGCACCAGATCAATCTGGAGAAGATGTCGCCTGTGGTGCAGGTTAAAGACAATGTGGCCTTTGTGGATACCTGTGTGGGCACTGACAGCCATACACCTATGGTGGATGCGCTGGGCGTGATTTCTATCGGCGTTGGCGGGCTGGAAGCGGAAAGCGTGATGCTTGGCCGGGCTTCTTATATGCGCCTGCCGGATATTATCGGCGTAGAACTCAGCGGTAAGCTGCAACCCGGTATCACCAGTACCGATATGGTACTGGCACTGACCGACTTTTTACGCAAACAGCGGGTTGTGGGTGCCTATCTGGAGTTTTATGGTGAAGGGGCCGACAGCCTGTCAATTGGCGACCGCGCCACCATTTCCAATATGACACCGGAATACGGCGCCACTGCGGCGATGTTTTACATCGATAAACAAACCACCGATTATCTGACCCTGACCGGCCGTGAAGACAAACAGGTGGAGCTGGTGGAGAAATTTGCCAGGCACACAGGTCTATGGAGCGACAGCCTCAAATCCGCCGAATATGAAAAAGTGCTGAAATTTGATTTATCCTCGGTGCGCCGCACGCTGGCCGGGCCGTCCAATCCCCACGCGCTGCTTCCAGCCTCGGATCTGGTCAAGCGCGGTATTGCCGGTAAATACGAACAGGAAGAGGGTAAAATGCCCGATGGCGCGGTGATTATCGCCGCCATCACCAGCTGTACCAATACCAGTAATCCGCGCAATATGATTTCTGCGGGTTTAATTGCCCGCAATGCCAATAAGCTGGGTTTAACCCGTAAACCCTGGGTAAAAAGCTCCACTGCACCGGGTTCAAAAACCGTGAAAACCTACCTTGAAGAAGCCGGCCTGTTGTCGGAGCTTGAGAAGCTGGGTTTTGGCGTGGTGGGCTATGCCTGTACCACCTGTAACGGCATGAGTGGGGCTCTGGATCCTGAAATCCAGAAGGAAATCGTCGAACGCGATCTGTATTCGGTGGCGGTGCTCTCCGGTAATCGTAATTTTGATGGCCGGATTCACCCTTATGCCAAAAATGCCTTTCTGGCCTCACCACCGCTGGTGGTGGCCTATGCCATTGCCGGCAGCATTCGCTTTGATATCGAAAAAGATCCCCTGGGTTATGATGCACAGGGTAACCCAGTGACCTTAAAGGATATCTGGCCCGATGATGAAGAGATTAGCGCCATCGTCAAACAGGCGGTGAAGCCTGAGCAGTACCGCGAGGTCTACGACCCCATGTTTGAATTAAGCGTGGATTACGGTGAAGACACCAACCCCCTGTACGACTGGCGTGAAAAAAGTACCTATATTCGCCGTCCTCCCTACTGGGAAGGTGCCTTTGTCGGTAAGCCCGATATGCAGGGTATGCGTGCACTGGCGGTACTGGGAGATAATATCACCACAGATCATTTATCGCCTTCTAATGCCATTATGCTGGACAGCGCCGCTGGCGAATATCTGGCGGAAATGGGGCTGCCGGAGGAAGATTTTAATTCTTACGCCACTCACCGCGGCGACCATCTGACCGCACAGAGGGCGACCCTGGCCAATCCCAAGCTGTTTAACGAAATGGTTCGGGATGAAAAAGGTGAGGTCATTCAGGGCTCGCTGACCCGGCTTGAGCCAGAAGGTAAGGTGATGCGCATGTGGGATGCTATCGAAGCCTATATGCAGCGTAAGCAGCCGCTGATTATTATAGCCGGTGCCGATTATGGTCAGGGCTCATCCCGTGACTGGGCCGCCAAAGGGGTGCGTCTGGCCGGGGTGGAAGTGATTGTGGCTGAAGGTTTCGAGCGCATTCACCGCACCAATCTGATTGGTATGGGCGTGTTACCGCTGGAATTCACGGACGGTCAGAACCGCAACAGCCTGAACATCGATGGCAGTGAAACCTTCGATGTTAAAGGTGAGCCGTCCCCCGGTGCCATGCTGACCCTGGTGATCCATCGTAAAGATGGAAGCACCGAGGAGGTGCAGGTGAAATGCCGCCTTGATACCGCCGAAGAGCTGTCTATTTATGAAGCCGGTGGTGTGTTGCAGCGCTTTGCCAAGGATTTTCTGCAGAGCAACTAA